The following proteins come from a genomic window of Synechococcus sp. NB0720_010:
- a CDS encoding ATP-binding protein, translated as MALRWADYITPSTLHLAPLLELLLEPIQCAEQQATLQLGLQEVLVNAVRHGNGNDPLKCVRIRRILSPRWCVFQVQDEGPGLPAQARVAALPDRLDAASGRGLFLIHQCFEDVRWSRRGNRVQVAMRRA; from the coding sequence ATGGCGCTGCGTTGGGCTGACTACATCACCCCATCGACCCTGCATCTCGCTCCGCTGCTGGAGCTGTTGCTGGAGCCGATTCAATGCGCCGAACAACAGGCCACGCTGCAGTTGGGCCTCCAGGAGGTCCTGGTCAATGCCGTGCGCCACGGCAATGGCAACGACCCCCTGAAGTGCGTTCGGATTCGCCGCATCCTCTCCCCCAGGTGGTGTGTGTTTCAGGTTCAAGATGAGGGACCTGGCCTGCCTGCCCAAGCCCGCGTCGCTGCGCTTCCGGATCGCCTGGATGCTGCGAGTGGCCGGGGCCTGTTCCTGATCCACCAGTGCTTCGAAGATGTGCGCTGGAGCCGCAGGGGCAACCGCGTCCAAGTGGCGATGCGCAGGGCCTAG
- a CDS encoding DUF6439 family protein encodes MAWSQRIRPVQAQQAKQNPREWPLESQQLAQALHQKLAISNQDWHALKAQPQRRAAEQLTAALVLMLDPANGPASAGVSAQRQQATALVEHALGWLKGELKDPGCPTHGH; translated from the coding sequence ATGGCCTGGTCCCAACGGATCCGTCCAGTGCAGGCTCAACAGGCGAAGCAAAATCCGCGGGAGTGGCCCCTGGAGAGCCAGCAGTTGGCGCAGGCATTGCATCAGAAGCTGGCCATCAGCAACCAGGACTGGCATGCGCTCAAGGCACAGCCCCAACGGCGGGCAGCCGAGCAACTGACAGCAGCACTGGTGCTGATGCTGGATCCAGCCAACGGCCCGGCCTCAGCCGGCGTGAGCGCACAGAGGCAACAGGCGACGGCCCTGGTGGAGCATGCCCTCGGCTGGCTCAAGGGTGAGCTGAAGGACCCCGGCTGCCCGACGCACGGCCACTAG
- a CDS encoding class I SAM-dependent methyltransferase, giving the protein MADAVTKLAYEALQQGKSLVGVAHKEISTRLMEIVAPDGAPKTLPIPPQMLRDLQASHKALLDLDWQEAEAGLYPTNLLFDAPWGDWAARYPLVWLDMPSTWTRRSERNVRDLPTNVETENYPDYYLQNFHHQTDGYLSDHSATLYDLQVEILFNGTADPMRRRVIKPLVQGLRAFGDRPSSSLRVLDVATGTGRTLHQLRAALPQAQLVGLDLSSAYLRQANRWLSQRPSELPQLVQGNAESMPFAEGSMQGVTCVFLMHELPGEARQAVIEDCFRVLEPGGVLVLADSVQLADSPQFEVAMDNFRRMFHEPYYRDYIGDDIDARLSAAGFSGIRAQSHLMTRVWTATKP; this is encoded by the coding sequence ATGGCTGACGCCGTCACCAAGCTCGCCTACGAGGCCCTACAGCAGGGCAAGAGCCTGGTCGGGGTCGCCCACAAGGAGATCAGCACACGCCTGATGGAAATTGTGGCGCCCGATGGAGCGCCCAAAACCCTGCCCATTCCGCCGCAGATGCTTCGGGACCTGCAGGCCTCCCACAAGGCCCTGCTGGACCTGGATTGGCAAGAAGCAGAAGCGGGGCTGTATCCCACCAACTTGCTCTTTGATGCCCCCTGGGGCGATTGGGCCGCGCGCTACCCCCTGGTCTGGCTGGACATGCCCAGCACCTGGACCAGGCGCTCCGAGCGCAACGTCCGTGACCTTCCCACCAACGTCGAGACCGAGAACTACCCCGACTACTACCTGCAGAACTTCCACCATCAGACCGATGGCTATCTGAGCGATCACTCGGCGACCCTCTACGACCTGCAGGTCGAGATCCTGTTCAACGGCACGGCCGATCCCATGCGCCGGCGGGTGATCAAGCCGTTGGTCCAAGGCCTTCGCGCCTTCGGTGACAGACCCAGCAGCTCCCTTCGGGTTCTGGACGTCGCCACCGGTACTGGCCGGACCCTGCATCAACTGCGAGCAGCCCTGCCCCAGGCGCAGCTCGTGGGCCTGGATCTGTCATCGGCCTACCTGCGCCAGGCCAATCGCTGGCTCTCGCAACGTCCATCGGAACTACCCCAGCTGGTCCAGGGCAACGCCGAGTCGATGCCCTTTGCAGAAGGGAGCATGCAGGGGGTGACCTGCGTCTTCTTAATGCACGAACTGCCAGGCGAAGCGCGTCAGGCCGTGATCGAAGACTGCTTCAGGGTTCTGGAACCTGGTGGTGTCCTGGTGCTTGCGGATTCCGTCCAGCTGGCTGACTCACCGCAATTTGAAGTCGCCATGGACAACTTCCGCCGGATGTTCCATGAGCCGTACTACCGCGACTACATCGGCGATGACATCGACGCTCGCCTGAGCGCAGCAGGATTCAGCGGAATTCGTGCCCAATCCCATCTGATGACCCGGGTCTGGACTGCCACCAAGCCCTGA
- the glnA gene encoding type I glutamate--ammonia ligase gives MAKTAQDVLRQIKDEGIELIDLKFIDLHGKWQHLTVTPDLVEEEAFTEGVAFDGSSIRGWKAINESDMAMVPDPNTAWIDPFYGHKTLSLICSIQEPRSGKPYSRCPRALAQKALDYLSSSGLADTAYFGPEPEFFVFDDVRYKSANGSSFYSVDSIENPWNTDRVEEGGNLANKIQLKEGYFPVAPNDTLQDMRTEMLLTMGSLGVPIEKHHHEVATSQHELGMKFAELITAADNVMIYKYVVRNVAKKYGKTATFMPKPIFADNGSGMHVHQSIWKNGDTLMWGDGTYANLSQTARWYIGGLLKHAPSFLAFTNPTTNSYKRLVPGFEAPVNLVYSQGNRSAAVRIPLTGMNPKAKRLEFRSGDALANPYLGFAAMLMAGIDGIKNQIDPGNGTDVDLFELPAEELAKISTVPASLNGSLEALKADHEYLLAGGVFTEDFIDNWIALKYEEVQQLRQRPHPHEFTMYYDA, from the coding sequence ATGGCCAAGACCGCCCAGGACGTCCTCCGTCAGATCAAGGACGAAGGCATTGAACTGATTGACCTCAAGTTCATTGACCTCCACGGCAAGTGGCAGCACCTCACCGTCACCCCTGATCTGGTTGAAGAGGAAGCCTTCACTGAGGGCGTTGCCTTTGACGGCTCCTCTATCCGCGGCTGGAAGGCCATCAACGAGTCGGACATGGCCATGGTGCCCGACCCAAACACCGCCTGGATCGACCCCTTCTACGGCCACAAAACTCTCAGCCTGATTTGCTCCATTCAGGAGCCGCGTAGTGGCAAGCCTTACTCCCGCTGCCCCCGTGCCCTGGCCCAGAAGGCCCTGGACTACCTGAGCTCCAGCGGCCTGGCCGACACGGCCTACTTCGGACCCGAGCCCGAGTTCTTCGTCTTTGACGACGTGCGCTACAAGAGCGCCAATGGCTCCAGCTTCTACAGCGTCGACTCGATCGAGAACCCCTGGAATACCGATCGCGTTGAAGAAGGTGGCAACCTCGCCAACAAGATTCAACTGAAGGAGGGCTACTTCCCCGTCGCCCCGAACGACACCCTTCAGGACATGAGGACCGAGATGCTCCTCACCATGGGCTCCCTGGGTGTGCCCATCGAGAAGCACCACCACGAGGTCGCCACCTCCCAGCATGAGCTGGGAATGAAGTTCGCCGAGCTGATCACCGCGGCGGACAACGTGATGATCTACAAGTACGTCGTGCGCAACGTTGCCAAGAAGTACGGCAAGACCGCCACGTTCATGCCCAAGCCGATCTTTGCCGACAACGGCAGCGGCATGCACGTTCACCAGAGCATCTGGAAGAACGGCGACACCCTGATGTGGGGCGATGGCACCTACGCCAACCTGTCCCAAACGGCCCGTTGGTACATCGGTGGCCTGCTGAAGCATGCCCCCAGTTTCCTGGCCTTCACCAACCCGACCACCAACAGCTACAAGCGCCTGGTGCCCGGTTTTGAAGCACCGGTGAACCTGGTGTACTCCCAGGGCAACCGTTCCGCCGCCGTCCGCATCCCGCTGACCGGCATGAATCCCAAGGCCAAGCGCCTGGAATTCCGCTCAGGCGACGCTCTGGCAAACCCCTATCTGGGCTTTGCCGCCATGCTCATGGCCGGCATCGACGGCATCAAGAACCAGATCGATCCGGGCAATGGCACCGACGTCGACCTGTTCGAACTGCCCGCCGAGGAGCTGGCGAAGATCTCGACCGTTCCCGCGTCCCTCAACGGCTCACTGGAAGCCCTCAAGGCTGATCACGAATACCTGTTGGCCGGTGGCGTCTTCACCGAAGACTTCATCGACAACTGGATCGCTCTGAAGTACGAGGAGGTGCAGCAGCTGCGCCAGCGGCCCCACCCCCACGAATTCACCATGTACTACGACGCCTGA
- a CDS encoding pyridoxal-dependent decarboxylase: MAQAQPSQPQRSVACFPDPLREDPALEAFLSSASTRLCQWWSSAAERSPLPLLSVLPEPAPQQQGLSAEALLEDLQLVMDGAYNPIHPGAMAHLDPPPLTASVAADLVCAGLNNNLLAEELSPSLSRLERSLTHWMAEQLGLGETAGGVAASGGSLSNLMALVVARHQLAHGETSDLTVFCSADAHVSIGKALMVMGLPKQSLQTIQTDGAGCLCPTALAAALQSAEQEGRPVLAVVATAGTTVRGAVDPLAAIADLCRRHGVWLHVDGAIGAVFGLSQRHKHLVPDLDRADSLTVNPQKLLGITKTSSLLLLKRPELLASCFGTGLPYMEPSWLDAHGGECGLQGTRPAEILKLWLGLRQLGLDGIDALLQGALQRRAALEQHLCGLPLQIRSGPLHLLAFTPSAMGASESERWSSQTRQQLLEQQLMLSRPFYAGRHHLKAVLGNPHTRSTDLAAVASVVQRSLTCV, encoded by the coding sequence TTGGCTCAAGCCCAACCGAGCCAGCCGCAGCGCAGCGTTGCCTGCTTCCCGGATCCCCTGCGGGAGGATCCCGCGTTGGAAGCCTTCTTGAGCTCGGCCAGCACGCGTCTCTGCCAGTGGTGGTCCAGTGCCGCTGAGCGCTCGCCCTTGCCCCTGCTGAGCGTTCTTCCCGAGCCGGCTCCACAGCAACAGGGCCTGTCTGCTGAGGCTTTGCTTGAGGATCTGCAGCTGGTGATGGATGGGGCCTACAACCCCATCCACCCCGGTGCGATGGCCCACTTGGATCCCCCACCGCTCACCGCATCGGTGGCGGCTGATCTGGTCTGCGCTGGCCTCAACAACAATTTGTTGGCCGAGGAGCTCTCGCCAAGCCTGTCGCGGCTCGAGCGCAGCTTGACCCATTGGATGGCTGAACAACTGGGCCTCGGAGAGACGGCCGGTGGTGTCGCAGCCAGTGGCGGCAGCCTCAGCAATCTGATGGCCTTGGTCGTGGCTCGCCATCAGCTCGCCCATGGCGAGACCTCCGACTTGACGGTGTTCTGCAGCGCAGATGCCCACGTCTCTATCGGAAAGGCCCTGATGGTGATGGGCTTACCGAAGCAGAGTCTCCAGACCATCCAGACGGACGGCGCCGGCTGTCTCTGCCCCACGGCCCTTGCCGCTGCGTTGCAGTCGGCCGAGCAAGAGGGACGTCCTGTCCTTGCCGTTGTGGCCACCGCCGGAACCACGGTGCGGGGTGCCGTCGATCCCCTGGCGGCCATTGCTGATCTGTGCCGCCGCCACGGGGTCTGGCTGCACGTGGACGGCGCGATTGGCGCTGTGTTTGGCCTCAGCCAACGGCACAAACACCTGGTCCCCGATCTGGACCGAGCCGACTCCCTCACGGTGAATCCCCAGAAGCTCCTGGGTATCACCAAGACTTCCTCCCTCCTGCTGCTGAAGCGTCCTGAACTGCTGGCCTCCTGCTTTGGCACTGGCCTGCCCTACATGGAGCCCAGTTGGCTGGATGCCCATGGCGGTGAATGTGGCCTTCAGGGAACGCGGCCGGCCGAGATTCTCAAGCTCTGGCTGGGACTGCGTCAATTGGGTTTGGATGGCATCGATGCGTTGCTCCAGGGGGCCCTCCAACGGCGCGCCGCGCTGGAGCAACACCTTTGCGGGCTGCCCTTGCAGATCCGCAGCGGCCCATTGCATCTGTTGGCCTTCACCCCGAGTGCGATGGGGGCCAGCGAATCGGAGCGATGGTCGAGCCAGACCCGGCAGCAGTTGCTCGAACAGCAGTTGATGCTCTCCCGTCCCTTCTATGCGGGGAGGCATCACCTCAAGGCCGTACTCGGCAATCCCCACACCCGATCCACTGACCTGGCTGCCGTGGCCTCGGTCGTTCAGCGGTCGTTGACTTGCGTTTGA
- a CDS encoding GUN4 domain-containing protein, protein MLSGPPVTTTVSADQLIERFLTSAPRQRRSLLPQVLQRSSECRPLIADQIDRWDATGDDWACGTLIQLLVSEDDALSQAFWTRFPEGWLAVTSGQGLDYGPLQLALIRQDFEDADRLTSVHLRQLAGPAAEKRGYVYYSEVPPMASVDLESLDRLWVTFSQARFGFSVQLRLLRSLGNRWEQLWPRIGWKQAGIWTRYPKAFTWTLEAPEGHMPLVNQLRGVRLMDALLSHPGVQQRVAS, encoded by the coding sequence ATGCTCTCCGGACCACCCGTCACCACCACGGTCAGCGCTGACCAGTTGATCGAGCGCTTTCTGACGAGCGCTCCACGCCAACGGCGCTCCCTTCTGCCGCAAGTGCTGCAGCGCAGCAGTGAGTGCCGTCCTCTGATCGCCGATCAAATCGACCGCTGGGATGCCACTGGAGATGACTGGGCCTGCGGGACCCTGATCCAGTTGTTGGTCTCCGAGGACGACGCGCTCTCCCAGGCTTTTTGGACCCGTTTCCCAGAGGGCTGGCTCGCCGTGACCAGTGGCCAGGGCCTGGATTACGGCCCCCTGCAGTTGGCCTTGATTCGTCAGGACTTCGAGGATGCCGACCGTCTAACGAGCGTGCACCTGCGCCAGTTGGCCGGACCGGCAGCCGAAAAACGCGGCTACGTCTATTACTCCGAGGTCCCGCCGATGGCCTCCGTGGATCTTGAGAGTCTGGATCGCCTTTGGGTGACCTTCTCCCAGGCTCGTTTTGGTTTCTCCGTTCAACTGCGTTTGCTGCGCAGCCTGGGCAACCGCTGGGAGCAGCTTTGGCCGCGGATTGGCTGGAAGCAAGCGGGGATCTGGACCCGTTACCCCAAGGCCTTCACCTGGACCCTCGAAGCTCCGGAGGGGCACATGCCCCTGGTGAATCAGTTGCGGGGGGTCCGTCTGATGGATGCCTTGCTCTCTCACCCAGGGGTGCAACAACGCGTGGCGTCCTGA
- a CDS encoding alanine--glyoxylate aminotransferase family protein produces the protein MASISSTVSDRHRLSLAPIDTPERLLLGPGPSNAHPTVLEALSRSPIGHLDPLYVALMGEVQELLRYVWQTDNRLTLPMSGTGSAAMEATIANIVEPGDTVLVAVKGYFGLRLQDMAGRYRANVQTIEKPWGEAFSLDEIEAGLKQHKPKVLAMVHAETSTGVCQPMEGIGDLCRQHDCLLLLDTVTSLGAVPLYLDEWKVDLAYSCSQKGLSCPPGLGPFSMGPRAEEKLAARSGKVPNWYLDVSLLNQYWGSDRVYHHTAPVNMNFGMREALRLIAEEGLANVWARHRRNAERLWSGLERLGLEPHVPLELRLPTLTTVRIPEGVDGKAFTTHLLNKHGIEVGGGLGALAGKVWRIGLMGYNSREENVDLLLNLLEQELPAFRSSAPAAAAAAA, from the coding sequence TTGGCTTCCATCTCATCAACCGTGTCAGATCGACATCGGCTGTCGCTTGCTCCGATTGATACTCCGGAGCGCTTGCTGCTGGGACCTGGCCCCTCCAATGCCCACCCGACGGTTCTTGAGGCCCTCAGCCGCTCGCCGATCGGCCATTTGGACCCGCTGTATGTCGCCCTGATGGGCGAAGTGCAAGAGCTCCTCCGCTACGTCTGGCAAACCGATAACCGCCTGACCCTGCCGATGAGTGGCACGGGATCGGCGGCTATGGAAGCCACGATCGCCAACATCGTTGAGCCTGGCGACACCGTCCTCGTGGCAGTTAAGGGCTACTTCGGTTTGCGTCTTCAGGACATGGCGGGCCGTTACCGCGCCAATGTCCAGACCATCGAGAAGCCCTGGGGCGAAGCCTTCAGTCTTGATGAGATCGAAGCGGGCTTGAAGCAGCACAAGCCCAAGGTCCTGGCGATGGTCCATGCCGAGACCTCAACGGGTGTCTGCCAGCCCATGGAGGGCATCGGTGACCTCTGCCGTCAGCACGACTGTCTCCTGCTGCTGGACACGGTGACCTCTTTAGGTGCAGTGCCCCTGTATCTCGATGAATGGAAGGTTGATCTGGCCTACAGCTGCAGCCAAAAGGGCCTGAGCTGCCCTCCCGGCCTCGGTCCCTTCTCGATGGGTCCCCGCGCCGAGGAGAAGCTGGCTGCCCGCAGCGGCAAGGTGCCCAACTGGTACCTCGACGTCAGCTTGCTGAATCAGTACTGGGGCAGTGACCGGGTGTATCACCACACCGCACCGGTCAACATGAACTTCGGCATGCGCGAGGCCCTGCGCCTGATCGCAGAAGAAGGTCTTGCGAACGTCTGGGCGCGCCACCGCCGCAATGCTGAGCGCCTTTGGTCAGGTCTTGAGAGGCTTGGGCTTGAACCCCACGTTCCCCTGGAGCTGCGTCTCCCCACCTTGACCACTGTTCGCATTCCAGAAGGTGTCGATGGCAAGGCCTTCACGACTCACCTGCTGAACAAGCACGGCATTGAAGTGGGCGGAGGCCTGGGTGCCCTCGCAGGCAAGGTCTGGCGCATCGGGCTGATGGGCTACAACAGTCGCGAAGAGAACGTGGATCTCCTGCTCAACCTGCTTGAGCAAGAGCTTCCGGCCTTCCGCTCTTCTGCGCCTGCCGCTGCTGCCGCCGCTGCTTGA
- a CDS encoding allophycocyanin subunit beta — MRDAITGLIGRYDQLGRYLDGSAIDRIATYFSESSLRLAAVELINCEAAEIVREASQRLWQSDPELLLPGGNAYTTRRWAACLRDMDYFLRYASYALVADDSTILNERVLNGLDDTYKSLGVPTGPTVRSIALMADVISEKLLDSGAASAELINSVVRAPFEHLCRGLADTNVRAR, encoded by the coding sequence ATGCGTGATGCCATCACCGGTCTGATCGGCCGTTACGACCAGCTCGGCCGTTATCTCGACGGCTCGGCTATTGACCGAATCGCCACCTATTTCTCTGAATCGTCGTTGCGTCTCGCTGCGGTTGAGCTGATCAACTGCGAAGCCGCTGAAATCGTCCGCGAGGCCAGCCAGCGCCTCTGGCAGTCGGATCCCGAGCTGTTGCTACCCGGCGGCAACGCCTACACCACTCGCCGCTGGGCTGCCTGCCTGCGGGACATGGATTACTTCCTTCGCTACGCCAGCTACGCCTTGGTGGCTGACGACAGCACAATCCTGAACGAGCGGGTCCTGAACGGCCTGGATGACACCTACAAGAGCCTCGGTGTCCCCACTGGTCCCACCGTTCGCAGCATCGCCCTGATGGCCGATGTGATTAGCGAGAAATTGCTCGATTCCGGTGCCGCTAGTGCGGAGCTCATCAACAGTGTTGTTCGTGCTCCTTTTGAGCACCTTTGCCGCGGCTTGGCTGATACCAACGTGCGCGCCCGCTGA
- a CDS encoding copper-binding protein has product MSNPFHVRWLNGWSFQTVLMEGAVQVEARGFGICLRTPVRAGESPTAAADRLVLAEDRRRRALHAAWLRGERLKANRPDGLTPEGSSQEQAPSPTGRSLIRVAA; this is encoded by the coding sequence ATGAGCAACCCCTTTCACGTGCGCTGGCTCAACGGCTGGTCCTTCCAGACCGTGCTGATGGAGGGGGCAGTTCAAGTGGAAGCACGTGGCTTCGGAATCTGTCTGCGGACTCCGGTGCGAGCTGGCGAGAGCCCGACGGCAGCCGCTGATCGCCTGGTTCTGGCAGAGGACCGGCGCCGCCGTGCCCTGCATGCCGCCTGGCTCAGGGGAGAGCGACTCAAGGCGAATCGTCCAGATGGCCTGACTCCTGAGGGCAGCAGTCAAGAACAGGCTCCTAGCCCCACCGGACGTTCGCTGATTCGCGTCGCCGCCTGA
- a CDS encoding YcjF family protein: MKPPGRIWLWLGLALGVLVVVTAVLQAVNNLLWQLSYLLPSWLVGPFSLLLFGGAALLIARFAWPWFNSIRRSGWKVFQEPGSRTSASIEAPVNRKEAAQKNLAGIETLLQGIRDEVQREALRQERERVAAELERGDLVIVVFGTGSAGKTSLIRALLRDVVGEVGAAMGSTTTTTSYRLRLRNLQRGIRLVDTPGILEAGIEGQKREQIARDQASNADLLLLVVDGDLRAAELEVFAALASLGKRLLLVLNKCDLRGEEEEKRLLELLRRRTQGRIALEDVLTASASPQSVPMPGGQPLQPAPEIDRLLRRIAQVLHSDGEELIADNILMQSSRLSDAGRRLLAEQRQQDAESIVDRYSWISAGVLAATPLPGIDLLGAAAVNAQMVMEIGRVYGVSLSKTSAQELAVSVGRTLASLGLIKGGISLVGAALSLNLPALLLSRAVQAVGAGWLTRIAGRSFITYFQQDQDWGDGGIQDVVQRQYDLNRRESALNAFLSAAMKRVVEPLQRQGKQGQLPPRPERR, translated from the coding sequence GTGAAACCTCCTGGTCGAATCTGGCTTTGGCTTGGTCTGGCCCTCGGGGTCTTGGTGGTCGTCACCGCCGTGCTCCAGGCCGTCAACAATCTGCTCTGGCAGCTGAGCTACCTGCTTCCGAGCTGGCTTGTTGGCCCCTTCAGCCTGCTGCTCTTCGGCGGGGCAGCACTGCTGATCGCTCGCTTTGCTTGGCCCTGGTTCAACAGCATCCGGCGCTCAGGCTGGAAGGTCTTTCAAGAGCCCGGTTCGCGCACCAGTGCGTCGATTGAGGCTCCCGTCAACCGCAAGGAAGCAGCTCAAAAGAACCTTGCAGGGATCGAGACGCTCCTGCAGGGCATCCGGGACGAGGTCCAACGTGAGGCCCTCAGGCAAGAACGAGAGAGGGTTGCAGCAGAGCTGGAACGCGGCGATTTAGTGATCGTGGTGTTTGGCACCGGCTCCGCCGGGAAAACATCCCTAATCCGGGCGCTGCTGCGCGACGTCGTGGGCGAGGTCGGAGCAGCCATGGGTTCAACGACGACAACCACGAGCTATCGCCTCCGCCTGCGCAACCTGCAGCGAGGCATCCGACTGGTTGACACGCCGGGGATTTTGGAAGCGGGCATCGAGGGGCAGAAGCGCGAGCAGATTGCCCGCGATCAGGCCTCGAATGCCGATCTCCTACTTCTTGTTGTCGATGGGGATCTTCGGGCCGCTGAGCTCGAGGTGTTTGCGGCGCTCGCCAGCTTGGGCAAACGGCTGCTGCTGGTCCTCAACAAGTGCGATCTGCGGGGTGAAGAAGAAGAGAAACGCCTCCTCGAGCTGCTTCGACGCAGAACCCAGGGCCGCATTGCACTGGAAGACGTGCTGACGGCCAGTGCATCACCCCAATCGGTTCCGATGCCGGGTGGTCAACCGCTGCAACCAGCACCGGAGATCGATCGGCTCCTGCGGAGGATCGCGCAGGTCTTGCACAGCGACGGGGAGGAGCTGATTGCCGACAACATCCTGATGCAGAGCAGCAGGCTCAGCGACGCGGGACGCCGTCTGCTGGCGGAGCAGCGGCAACAGGATGCGGAGTCGATCGTCGATCGCTACAGCTGGATCAGCGCCGGGGTGCTCGCGGCCACTCCGCTTCCGGGCATCGATTTGCTCGGGGCCGCCGCCGTCAATGCCCAGATGGTGATGGAAATCGGCCGCGTCTATGGGGTCAGCCTGTCGAAAACCTCGGCCCAGGAACTGGCTGTTTCCGTGGGACGAACCCTGGCCAGCTTGGGCTTGATCAAGGGCGGCATCAGCCTGGTCGGGGCCGCGCTCAGCCTGAACCTTCCGGCGCTGCTGCTGAGCCGTGCCGTGCAGGCGGTGGGTGCAGGCTGGCTGACTCGAATCGCCGGACGCAGTTTCATCACCTACTTCCAGCAGGATCAGGATTGGGGGGATGGCGGAATCCAGGACGTCGTGCAGCGTCAGTACGACCTGAACCGCCGTGAATCCGCCCTCAATGCATTTCTGTCGGCAGCGATGAAGCGTGTGGTGGAACCGCTGCAGCGTCAGGGGAAGCAGGGGCAACTGCCGCCACGGCCCGAGCGTCGCTGA
- the mnmH gene encoding tRNA 2-selenouridine(34) synthase MnmH: protein MAERQSIEAFLQGPGPVVDVRAPAEFEKGHIPGAQNLPLFSDQERAEVGTSHKQQGRTAAVQLGLSLVGPKLAFLGEKLQTLSKSHPGQPLKIHCWRGGMRSGSIAWLAETLDLEVLLLEGGYKSYRQWVLALMEQPWPIRLLGGRTGTGKTDLLVALAEQGVAVLDLEGLANHRGSSFGGLGLPAQPTTEHFENKIAEVLQQHRSAQEIWVEAESVQVGRCRIPSGLWQQMQGAPLLEITRPVEERLEQLVAVYGIQDPLALADATQRIARRLGPQRTKTALEAIEQADWHGACAQMLDYYDRCYDHELERHGQTEEPSPRERLDCAGLTAQGAAEQLIESGTATRSAGQHH, encoded by the coding sequence ATGGCTGAGCGCCAATCGATTGAGGCTTTCCTGCAGGGCCCGGGTCCGGTGGTGGATGTCCGCGCCCCGGCTGAATTCGAAAAGGGCCATATCCCTGGGGCCCAGAACTTGCCTCTGTTCAGCGACCAGGAGCGTGCAGAGGTCGGAACGAGCCACAAGCAGCAGGGGCGCACTGCGGCGGTGCAGCTCGGCCTCTCGCTGGTGGGGCCAAAGCTGGCCTTCCTAGGGGAAAAGCTGCAGACACTCAGCAAAAGCCATCCAGGGCAACCCCTGAAAATTCACTGCTGGCGCGGCGGAATGCGCTCGGGGAGCATCGCCTGGCTAGCCGAAACCCTCGATCTTGAGGTTCTGCTGCTGGAGGGTGGATACAAGAGCTATCGCCAGTGGGTCCTCGCGCTGATGGAGCAGCCCTGGCCCATTCGCCTTCTCGGCGGACGGACAGGGACGGGGAAGACCGACCTTCTGGTGGCCCTGGCGGAACAAGGCGTGGCGGTGCTGGACCTCGAAGGACTGGCGAATCACCGCGGCAGCAGCTTTGGCGGCTTGGGTTTGCCGGCCCAGCCGACCACGGAGCACTTCGAAAACAAAATCGCTGAAGTGCTGCAGCAGCACCGCTCGGCCCAAGAGATTTGGGTTGAAGCCGAAAGCGTGCAGGTGGGCCGCTGCCGGATTCCCTCGGGGCTCTGGCAGCAGATGCAGGGGGCTCCGCTGCTGGAAATCACAAGACCGGTTGAGGAGCGACTGGAGCAGCTGGTGGCGGTCTACGGGATCCAGGACCCCCTGGCCCTTGCCGATGCCACCCAACGGATCGCCAGACGCCTGGGTCCCCAACGCACCAAAACCGCCCTCGAGGCGATCGAGCAAGCGGATTGGCATGGCGCCTGTGCGCAGATGCTGGACTACTACGACCGCTGCTACGACCACGAGCTCGAGCGCCATGGTCAAACCGAAGAGCCAAGCCCACGGGAGCGACTCGACTGTGCGGGGCTCACTGCGCAGGGAGCCGCCGAGCAACTGATCGAAAGCGGAACGGCAACCAGATCCGCCGGGCAGCATCACTAG
- a CDS encoding nucleoside deaminase, whose translation MVEEACESTSGLNEAQRHELWMRRLLRRAEAVGEKGEIPVAAVVLDGHGRALGWGVNRRQREQRPLGHAELMALEQAARLRGDWRFNDCSLIVTLEPCPMCAGALVQARMGQVIFGAHDPKRGALGGCLNLATDPSAHHHMTVMGGVLELECKSRLEAWFKQRRQQRQAQKSGRPEALAQAG comes from the coding sequence ATGGTTGAAGAAGCCTGCGAATCGACCTCGGGGTTGAACGAAGCTCAGCGCCATGAACTCTGGATGAGGCGGCTGCTGCGCCGGGCAGAGGCCGTTGGAGAGAAGGGTGAAATCCCTGTGGCGGCCGTCGTGCTGGATGGCCATGGACGGGCCCTGGGCTGGGGGGTCAACCGCAGGCAACGGGAGCAACGGCCCCTGGGGCATGCGGAGTTAATGGCCTTGGAGCAAGCCGCACGCCTGAGGGGCGACTGGCGCTTTAACGACTGCAGCCTGATCGTGACGCTGGAGCCCTGCCCCATGTGTGCAGGCGCCCTGGTGCAAGCGCGCATGGGACAGGTGATCTTTGGGGCCCATGACCCCAAGCGCGGTGCTCTCGGCGGCTGTCTGAACTTGGCGACGGATCCGAGCGCCCATCACCACATGACAGTGATGGGCGGAGTGCTGGAGCTGGAATGCAAGAGCAGGCTCGAGGCCTGGTTCAAGCAGCGGCGGCAGCAGCGGCAGGCGCAGAAGAGCGGAAGGCCGGAAGCTCTTGCTCAAGCAGGTTGA